The Triticum aestivum cultivar Chinese Spring chromosome 7B, IWGSC CS RefSeq v2.1, whole genome shotgun sequence genome window below encodes:
- the LOC100415852 gene encoding peroxidase 3 — MAAAKLVLAMLVVAVGVAAGEGGGKLRQGYYEQSCPRAEQIVKHYVERHVPHAPSVAATLIRTHFHDCFVRGCDASVLLNATTGGGEAEKDATPNLTLRGFAFLDRVKALVEQECPGVVSCADILALASRDAVGVIGGPFWRVPTGRRDGRVSIKQEALDQIPAPTMNFTDLLTSFRAKGLDVADLVWLSGAHTIGISHCNSFTERLYNFTGRGGPGDADPSLDAEYAANLRRTKCTTPTDNTTIVEMDPGSFLTFDTSYYRGLLKRRGLFQSDAALITDTAARADVESVAKGPSEVFFQVFARSMVRMGMIEVKTGGEGEIRRHCAVVNS; from the exons ATGGCGGCGGCGAAGTTGGTGTTGGCGATGCTCGTGGTGGCGGTTGGCGTCGCGGCGGGGGAGGGCGGCGGGAAGCTCCGGCAGGGGTACTACGAGCAGAGCTGCCCGCGGGCGGAGCAGATCGTGAAGCACTACGTGGAGCGGCACGTCCCGCACGCGCCCTCCGTCGCCGCCACCCTCATCCGCACccacttccacgactgcttcgtcagG GGATGCGACGCGTCGGTGCTGCTGAACGCGACGACCGGCGGCGGGGAGGCCGAGAAGGACGCGACGCCCAACCTGACGCTGCGCGGCTTCGCCTTCCTGGACCGCGTCAAGGCGCTGGTCGAGCAGGAGTGCCCCGgcgtcgtctcctgcgccgacatcctCGCGCTCGCGTCCCGCGACGCCGTCGGCGTCATC GGCGGGCCGTTCTGGCGCGTGCCGACGGGGCGGCGCGACGGCAGGGTGTCGATCAAGCAGGAGGCGCTGGACCAGATCCCGGCGCCCACCATGAACTTCACCGACCTCCTCACCTCCTTCCGCGCCAAGGGCCTCGACGTCGCCGACCTCGTCTGGCTCTCAG GGGCACACACCATCGGCATCTCGCACTGCAACTCCTTCACCGAGCGGCTATACAACTTCACCGGCCGCGGAGGACCCGGGGACGCCGACCCATCTCTTGATGCGGAGTATGCTGCCAACCTCCGCCGGACCAAGTGCACCACACCCACGGACAACACCACCATCGTGGAGATGGACCCTGGGAGCTTCCTCACCTTTGACACTAGCTACTACCGCGGCCTCCTCAAGCGCCGGGGACTCTTCCAGTCCGACGCTGCGCTCATCACCGACACAGCGGCGAGGGCCGACGTCGAGAGCGTGGCCAAGGGTCCCTCAGAGGTGTTCTTCCAGGTGTTCGCACGGTCCATGGTGAGGATGGGCATGATAGAAGTGAAGACCGGTGGCGAGGGGGAGATCAGACGGCATTGTGCCGTTGTCAACAGCTAG